The proteins below are encoded in one region of Thunnus maccoyii chromosome 24, fThuMac1.1, whole genome shotgun sequence:
- the LOC121892038 gene encoding ly6/PLAUR domain-containing protein 6-like, which yields MMDHHGDSVSVTKRCVALEDCLFTGCTHVTDNGYRVCSSCCEGNICNLLVPKNESSAIFSSASPLVSSSTGLHPATLSYIVISILTARHV from the exons ATGATGGATCACCATGGAGACAGTGTATCTGTGACCAAGCGGTGCGTGGCCCTGGAGGACTGTCTCTTCACTGGCTGTACTCATGTCACTGATAATGGCTATCGG GTGTGCTCGTCCTGCTGTGAGGGGAACATCTGTAACTTGTTGGTGCCGAAAAATGAGAGCAGCGCCATTTTCTCCTCGGCTTCTCCTCTGGTCAGCTCGAGCACAGGCCTTCATCCTGCAACGCTGAGCTACATCGTCATCAGCATCCTGACTGCAAGACATGTTTGA